A section of the Pedobacter sp. HDW13 genome encodes:
- a CDS encoding succinate dehydrogenase/fumarate reductase iron-sulfur subunit: MKLNLKIWRQENRDSSGKMTDYQLNEVSEHMSFLEMIDLLNETLIQKGERVIEFDHDCREGICGQCGVMINGQAHGPLANTTTCQLHMRSFKDGDTIYIEPFRAASFPILRDLKIDRSGFDRIIQAGGFITTSTGQAPEANSIPISHQIAENAFDSAACIGCGACVATCKNSSAALFTSAKITHMALLPQGKLEAATRVANMISQMDAEGFGHCSNTEACEVECPQAISVLNIARMNYEYNKSMLFKP, encoded by the coding sequence ATGAAACTGAACTTAAAAATATGGAGGCAGGAAAACAGGGATAGCTCCGGAAAGATGACAGATTATCAGCTAAATGAAGTATCTGAACACATGTCCTTTCTGGAAATGATCGATCTCCTTAACGAAACCCTCATTCAAAAAGGAGAGCGTGTTATAGAATTCGATCACGATTGCCGTGAAGGAATATGTGGGCAATGTGGCGTGATGATTAATGGGCAGGCCCATGGACCATTAGCCAATACTACTACCTGCCAGTTGCATATGCGCAGTTTTAAAGATGGTGATACCATTTATATCGAACCTTTCCGGGCCGCTTCTTTTCCTATTCTTCGCGACCTTAAAATTGACAGGAGTGGATTTGACCGCATTATACAGGCTGGTGGTTTTATTACTACCTCAACCGGACAGGCTCCTGAGGCCAATAGTATTCCAATTTCGCACCAGATTGCTGAAAATGCCTTCGATTCGGCAGCGTGCATTGGCTGTGGAGCCTGTGTAGCCACTTGTAAAAATTCAAGCGCAGCACTATTTACTTCAGCAAAAATTACACACATGGCTTTGTTACCACAGGGAAAACTGGAAGCAGCAACGCGTGTAGCTAATATGATAAGCCAGATGGATGCAGAAGGCTTTGGCCACTGCTCTAACACTGAGGCATGCGAGGTAGAGTGCCCACAGGCCATATCGGTATTAAATATTGCACGTATGAATTACGAATACAACAAGTCTATGTTATTTAAGCCTTAA